The Novipirellula aureliae DNA window AAAGTCCCAAGGATCACAGACATGACTGAAACGCACAACGATTCCGTCCCAACCCGCCGCGAGTTCCTTGCACTGTCGGGCGTAGCAACGGGATTAGCCGCGCTCGGACTCGCTGGTTGGGGCGAGAATAAGATCGAGCTTGATGCCGACACCGTAGGCAACATGAACGATGCCACCGACGTTTTGGTGATCGGCGGCGGGATGGCAGGACTCTTTGCTGCGGTGAAGGCCCACGATGCGGGAGCTAACACGATGATCGTGTCGAAAGGTCGGCTCGGATCGTCCGGCCTGACGCCCTTTGCCAAAGGATTCTTTGTCTTTGATCCTGAGAACGAATCCGGGTCGATCGACGATTTCGTCGCCGATGTTTCGCGATCGGCACTTGGCACCAACAATCCCGTCTACACGCGTCAACTGGCGGAGCATTCGCTGGATCGCGCACGCGAGTTGCGAGACTGGGGCTACTTCGATCAGACTTTGGCAAACCGTTCCTTCATGTACCCGGTCGTCGAGCGAGAGATCCCGCTCCTGGAACGAGTCGTCATCACACATCTTCTCAAAGAGGACGGACGGATTGCAGGCGCCGCTGGGTTCCGGCTCGATGCGGACGAGATCATTACCGTTCGAGCGAAGGCGGTGATTCTGTGTACCGGAGCAGGCGGCTTCAAACCCAGCGGTTTTCCTGTCTGCGATCTGACGCATGACGGCACGGTGATGGCTTACGAGATCGGGGCCAAGGTTACCGGCAAGGAATGGAACGATGGCCACGCCACTCGCAGTGTTCACCCGGCCGCCTGCTACGACAGTTGGGGCGACATGTTCGATCGAGTGCCTTCAACCAACGGCGTTGAGATACATCACGATCTAGGGGTCGATATTAACTACCGCGCCTACGTGAAAGGGAACCCAGTCGAAGTGGGACCAGGAGCACCGCAGCCGACCGACGAGATCGCTGGAGGGCCGTACGTGCCCGAAGAATTCAAACACCGAGGCCCATCACCGGGAGGCCCATCACCGGGGGCCTCATCACCGGGGGCCTCATCACCGGGAGGCCCATCCGGACGAGGGGGTGGCCGTCCCGATGGTCCTCCGCCAGGACGAGGGGGCGCACCCGGTGGCCCGCCGCCCGGATTTGCTGGCGGTTCAAACGTTGGGGGGGCTTCGGCGGGCATGGCGATCCACAAGTCGGAAGGGCTTGTACCCGTGGACGACCGCTGCGCCTCCAACATTCCAGGGCTCTACGCCGCAGGGGATGCCCTGGGCAGCCACATGGTTGGCGGAATCTATACCCAGATCGGTTCCTCACTTGCCGGGTCCGCGGTCCAAGGTGCCATCGCAGGCGAAGCGGCAGCTGAATACTCTCGATCGACCGTTGCCCCAGCGATTTCCGATCAACGGATCGCTGCGATAACCGATGAAATCCTCGCCCCGCTCCGACGCGAAGCCGGGTATGGCCCCGCTTGGGTGACGCAAACGCTGCAAGGGGTGATGATCCCAAACTTCGTGCTCTACATTAAGAAAGCATCGATGATGCAGGCGGCACTCGCCTACATCGAAGAATTGCGCGACCACCATGCTCCGATGCTACGTGCCGCCAACCTGCATGAGCTGCGACTTGCGTTCGAGACCCGCAACATGATTGTCACCGCCGAGATGAAACTACGCGCCTCACTAATGCGTACGGAGAGTCGGTGTAGTCACTACCGCCTGGACTATCCTGATCTAGATGACAAAAACTGGCGTGCCTGGATCAACATCTTCAAAGCCGAGGATGGAACCATGCAACTCGAAAAGCAGCCCTTCGATGCCTGGGAAACGCTTCGCGGGGGTCAGGAAACGCTTCGCGGGGGGCAAACTTGATCTTCGAATTTCAGATTGCTAGCCCGGATGATTCATGGGCTTGCAAATTGTTTTGCTAACGTCTTCGCCTTCAAGCGTTTACGTTCATTGCTCGAAAAACAGTCTGCGTATTAGCCGTTTTGGCGTTAGCGGGCTGTCGATTTAATCGTTTAACGCTTAGCCGAAGGCGTCAGCTTTTCCATAAGCGGTCGCCTATGGCTTGGCGTTAAACAATCAGTCGAGTCAAACCGATTAAATCGACAGCCCGCTATCGCCAAAACGGCTAATGAATCATCCGGGATAGGCCGGATGGAGCGGAGCTCAGTCCGTGTCTGCAACGCGATGAACATGCTCCGCTTGCGTGTAATAAGCACTGCATAGCGGTTGCCCATCTGC harbors:
- a CDS encoding FAD-dependent oxidoreductase — encoded protein: MTETHNDSVPTRREFLALSGVATGLAALGLAGWGENKIELDADTVGNMNDATDVLVIGGGMAGLFAAVKAHDAGANTMIVSKGRLGSSGLTPFAKGFFVFDPENESGSIDDFVADVSRSALGTNNPVYTRQLAEHSLDRARELRDWGYFDQTLANRSFMYPVVEREIPLLERVVITHLLKEDGRIAGAAGFRLDADEIITVRAKAVILCTGAGGFKPSGFPVCDLTHDGTVMAYEIGAKVTGKEWNDGHATRSVHPAACYDSWGDMFDRVPSTNGVEIHHDLGVDINYRAYVKGNPVEVGPGAPQPTDEIAGGPYVPEEFKHRGPSPGGPSPGASSPGASSPGGPSGRGGGRPDGPPPGRGGAPGGPPPGFAGGSNVGGASAGMAIHKSEGLVPVDDRCASNIPGLYAAGDALGSHMVGGIYTQIGSSLAGSAVQGAIAGEAAAEYSRSTVAPAISDQRIAAITDEILAPLRREAGYGPAWVTQTLQGVMIPNFVLYIKKASMMQAALAYIEELRDHHAPMLRAANLHELRLAFETRNMIVTAEMKLRASLMRTESRCSHYRLDYPDLDDKNWRAWINIFKAEDGTMQLEKQPFDAWETLRGGQETLRGGQT